From one Sphaeramia orbicularis chromosome 9, fSphaOr1.1, whole genome shotgun sequence genomic stretch:
- the git2a gene encoding ARF GTPase-activating protein GIT2a isoform X4 has translation MSKRLRNTEVCADCSVPEPRWASVNRGVLICDECCSVHRSLGRHSSQVRHLTHTPWPPTQLQMVQTLYSNGANSIWEHSLLDPASVMSGKRKANPQDKLHPNKSEFIKAKYQMLAFVHRMPCREDDSSATKDLSKQLHSSVRTGNLETCLRLLSLGAQANFFHPEKGNTPLHVAAKAGQVSQAELLTVYGADPGALDSNGKTPIDYAREAGQHDLADRLVEIQYELTDRLAFYLCGRKPDHKNGQHFIVPQMADSLDLSELAKAAKKKLQSLSNHLFEELAMDVYDEVDRRETDAVWLATQNHSTLVTETTVVPFLPVNPEYSSTRNQGRQKLARFNAHEFATLVIDILSDAKRRQQGSSIASPKDNVELILKSVPVRHCSDSQDNDQPDYDSVASDEDTDQEVPSSKGDRTKSLDSDLSDSPVTMQEYMEVKHALSASEAKIQQLMKANNNLSDELRLMQKKLQSLQSENTSLRRQVTTNIYQIPSGSDYPDPSSPSALKRRQSARASRPMSMYETGSGLKPYLPKGETPYPEEGIPTLQPFPPHTERGAFVTTSSSLPSFPSTLSWSKDDSTQKASKLEKQSSMPESDYDNTFNESEMDDSGLCRRGRLRSSGWLGEGSSIPELDDLEMESDPTLPSTEDVIRKTEQITKNIQELLRAAQENKHESFIPCSERIHVAVTEMAALFPKKPRSETVRGSLRLLTSSAYRLQNECRKALPSDGCQGPDMQLVTQQVIQCAYDIAKAAKQLVTITTKENTN, from the exons ATGTCAAAACGCCTGCGAAACACGGAGGTTTGCGCTGATTGCAGTGTCCCAG AGCCTCGCTGGGCCTCGGTGAACAGGGGTGTGTTGATTTGCGATGAGTGCTGCAGTGTCCATCGAAGCCTGGGTAGACACAGCTCCCAAGTCCGACACCTGACGCACACACCATGGCCTCCTACACAGCTGCAG ATGGTTCAGACATTATACAGCAATGGTGCAAATTCAATATGGGAGCACTCTCTTCTGGACCCTGCATCTGTAATGAGTGGAAAACGCAAGGCCAATCCTCAGGACAAATTGca CCCAAACAAATCAGAATTTATAAAAGCCAAATATCAAATGCTGGCATTTGTCCATCGCATGCCATGCCGGGAGGATGACAGCTCTGCAACAAAGGATTTAAGCAAA cAACTTCATTCAAGTGTACGCACAGGGAATCTTGAGACTTGTTTGAGGTTGCTATCCCTGGGAGCCCAAGCTAACTTTTTTCATCCT GAAAAAGGAAACACTCCTTTACATGTTGCTGCAAAGGCAGGACAAGTATCTCAGGCCGAGCTATTAACCGTTTATGGGGCAGATCCAGGAGCCCTCGACAGCAATGGCAAAACTCCCATTGACTATGCAAG AGAAGCTGGACAGCATGACCTGGCAGATAGACTGGTGGAGATCCAGTATGAACTGACAGATCGACTGGCATTTTACCTGTGTGGGAGAAAGCCAG ATCACAAAAACGGCCAGCATTTCATTGTTCCACAAATGGCTGACAG TTTAGATTTATCAGAACTCGCCAAGGCTGCAAAGAAGAAACTGCAGTCT CTCAGTAATCATTTATTTGAGGAGTTGGCAATGGATGTGTATGATGAGGTGGATAGAAGAGAGACTGATGCAG tgtGGTTGGCTACACAGAATCACAGCACCCTTGTGACAGAAACAACTGTGGTGCCTTTCCTTCCCGTGAATCCAGAGTATTCATCAACAAGAAACCAG GGACGCCAGAAGCTGGCAAGATTTAACGCACATGAATTTGCAACACTTGTGATTGACATATTAAGTGATGCTAAGCGCAGACAACAAGGGAGTTCAATAGCCAGTCCCAAAG ATAATGTGGAGCTCATCCTAAAAAGTGTGCCTGTCAGGCATTGTAGTGATAGCCAGGACAATGACCAGCCTGACTATGACAGTGTGGCATCTGATGAGGATACAGATCAGGAGGTCCCCTCTAGCAAAGGAGATAGAACAAAG AGCCTGGACTCGGACCTCTCAGACAGCCCTGTTACTATGCAAGAATACATGGAGGTGAAACATGCTCTCTCAGCCTCTGAAGCTAAGATCCAACAGCTCATGAAAGCCAACAACAACCTGAGCGACGAACTGAGGCTGATGCAGAAAAAG CTGCAATCTCTGCAAAGCGAGAACACCTCTCTCAGGCGGCAGGTTACAACCAATATCTATCAGATCCCCAGCGGTTCAGACTACCCTGACCCCTCCAGCCCCTCAGCCTTGAAACGCCGACAGTCTGCGCGGGCCAGTCGGCCCATGTCTATGTATGAGACCGGCTCAGGCCTGAAGCCTTATCTCCCTAAAGGGGAAACTCCCTACCCAGAGGAGGGTATCCCCACCCTGCAACCCTTCCCACCTCAT ACGGAAAGGGGAGCTTTTGTGACCACCTCCTCATCCCTCCCCTCATTTCCATCTACCCTGTCTTGGTCGAAGGATGACAGTACGCAAAAG GCCTCAAAGTTAGAGAAGCAAAGCAGTATGCCTGAAAGTGACTACGATAATACGTTCAATGAGTCTGAGATGGATGACTCAGG TCTGTGCAGGAGAGGGAGGCTGAGGAGCAGCGGCTGGCTGGGGGAGGGCAGCTCTATCCCTGAACTGGATGATCTAGAGATGGAATCAGACCCTACACTTCCCAGCACAGAAGACGTCATCCGCAAAACCGAGCAGATCACTAAGAATATCCAAGAGCTGCTGCGAGCTGCTCAGGAAAACAAACACGAAAG CTTCATACCCTGCTCAGAAAGAATACATGTGGCTGTAACAGAAATGGCTGCCCTCTTCCCAAAG AAACCACGCTCAGAAACTGTGAGAGGCTCTTTGCGCTTGTTGACCTCCAGTGCGTACCGGCTTCAGAACGAGTGCAGGAAGGCGCTGCCTTCAGATGGCTGCCAAGGACCGGACATGCAGCTGGTCACCCAGCAGGTCATCCAATGTGCTTATGATATTGCCAAGGCAGCAAAGCAGCTTGTCACCATCACTACAAAGGAGAATACCAACTAA
- the git2a gene encoding ARF GTPase-activating protein GIT2a isoform X8 encodes MSKRLRNTEVCADCSVPEPRWASVNRGVLICDECCSVHRSLGRHSSQVRHLTHTPWPPTQLQMVQTLYSNGANSIWEHSLLDPASVMSGKRKANPQDKLHPNKSEFIKAKYQMLAFVHRMPCREDDSSATKDLSKQLHSSVRTGNLETCLRLLSLGAQANFFHPEKGNTPLHVAAKAGQVSQAELLTVYGADPGALDSNGKTPIDYAREAGQHDLADRLVEIQYELTDRLAFYLCGRKPDHKNGQHFIVPQMADRNVSLDLSELAKAAKKKLQSLSNHLFEELAMDVYDEVDRRETDAVWLATQNHSTLVTETTVVPFLPVNPEYSSTRNQGRQKLARFNAHEFATLVIDILSDAKRRQQGSSIASPKDNVELILKSVPVRHCSDSQDNDQPDYDSVASDEDTDQEVPSSKGDRTKSLDSDLSDSPVTMQEYMEVKHALSASEAKIQQLMKANNNLSDELRLMQKKASKLEKQSSMPESDYDNTFNESEMDDSGLCRRGRLRSSGWLGEGSSIPELDDLEMESDPTLPSTEDVIRKTEQITKNIQELLRAAQENKHESFIPCSERIHVAVTEMAALFPKKPRSETVRGSLRLLTSSAYRLQNECRKALPSDGCQGPDMQLVTQQVIQCAYDIAKAAKQLVTITTKENTN; translated from the exons ATGTCAAAACGCCTGCGAAACACGGAGGTTTGCGCTGATTGCAGTGTCCCAG AGCCTCGCTGGGCCTCGGTGAACAGGGGTGTGTTGATTTGCGATGAGTGCTGCAGTGTCCATCGAAGCCTGGGTAGACACAGCTCCCAAGTCCGACACCTGACGCACACACCATGGCCTCCTACACAGCTGCAG ATGGTTCAGACATTATACAGCAATGGTGCAAATTCAATATGGGAGCACTCTCTTCTGGACCCTGCATCTGTAATGAGTGGAAAACGCAAGGCCAATCCTCAGGACAAATTGca CCCAAACAAATCAGAATTTATAAAAGCCAAATATCAAATGCTGGCATTTGTCCATCGCATGCCATGCCGGGAGGATGACAGCTCTGCAACAAAGGATTTAAGCAAA cAACTTCATTCAAGTGTACGCACAGGGAATCTTGAGACTTGTTTGAGGTTGCTATCCCTGGGAGCCCAAGCTAACTTTTTTCATCCT GAAAAAGGAAACACTCCTTTACATGTTGCTGCAAAGGCAGGACAAGTATCTCAGGCCGAGCTATTAACCGTTTATGGGGCAGATCCAGGAGCCCTCGACAGCAATGGCAAAACTCCCATTGACTATGCAAG AGAAGCTGGACAGCATGACCTGGCAGATAGACTGGTGGAGATCCAGTATGAACTGACAGATCGACTGGCATTTTACCTGTGTGGGAGAAAGCCAG ATCACAAAAACGGCCAGCATTTCATTGTTCCACAAATGGCTGACAG AAACGT CAGTTTAGATTTATCAGAACTCGCCAAGGCTGCAAAGAAGAAACTGCAGTCT CTCAGTAATCATTTATTTGAGGAGTTGGCAATGGATGTGTATGATGAGGTGGATAGAAGAGAGACTGATGCAG tgtGGTTGGCTACACAGAATCACAGCACCCTTGTGACAGAAACAACTGTGGTGCCTTTCCTTCCCGTGAATCCAGAGTATTCATCAACAAGAAACCAG GGACGCCAGAAGCTGGCAAGATTTAACGCACATGAATTTGCAACACTTGTGATTGACATATTAAGTGATGCTAAGCGCAGACAACAAGGGAGTTCAATAGCCAGTCCCAAAG ATAATGTGGAGCTCATCCTAAAAAGTGTGCCTGTCAGGCATTGTAGTGATAGCCAGGACAATGACCAGCCTGACTATGACAGTGTGGCATCTGATGAGGATACAGATCAGGAGGTCCCCTCTAGCAAAGGAGATAGAACAAAG AGCCTGGACTCGGACCTCTCAGACAGCCCTGTTACTATGCAAGAATACATGGAGGTGAAACATGCTCTCTCAGCCTCTGAAGCTAAGATCCAACAGCTCATGAAAGCCAACAACAACCTGAGCGACGAACTGAGGCTGATGCAGAAAAAG GCCTCAAAGTTAGAGAAGCAAAGCAGTATGCCTGAAAGTGACTACGATAATACGTTCAATGAGTCTGAGATGGATGACTCAGG TCTGTGCAGGAGAGGGAGGCTGAGGAGCAGCGGCTGGCTGGGGGAGGGCAGCTCTATCCCTGAACTGGATGATCTAGAGATGGAATCAGACCCTACACTTCCCAGCACAGAAGACGTCATCCGCAAAACCGAGCAGATCACTAAGAATATCCAAGAGCTGCTGCGAGCTGCTCAGGAAAACAAACACGAAAG CTTCATACCCTGCTCAGAAAGAATACATGTGGCTGTAACAGAAATGGCTGCCCTCTTCCCAAAG AAACCACGCTCAGAAACTGTGAGAGGCTCTTTGCGCTTGTTGACCTCCAGTGCGTACCGGCTTCAGAACGAGTGCAGGAAGGCGCTGCCTTCAGATGGCTGCCAAGGACCGGACATGCAGCTGGTCACCCAGCAGGTCATCCAATGTGCTTATGATATTGCCAAGGCAGCAAAGCAGCTTGTCACCATCACTACAAAGGAGAATACCAACTAA
- the git2a gene encoding ARF GTPase-activating protein GIT2a isoform X3 yields MSKRLRNTEVCADCSVPEPRWASVNRGVLICDECCSVHRSLGRHSSQVRHLTHTPWPPTQLQMVQTLYSNGANSIWEHSLLDPASVMSGKRKANPQDKLHPNKSEFIKAKYQMLAFVHRMPCREDDSSATKDLSKQLHSSVRTGNLETCLRLLSLGAQANFFHPEKGNTPLHVAAKAGQVSQAELLTVYGADPGALDSNGKTPIDYAREAGQHDLADRLVEIQYELTDRLAFYLCGRKPDHKNGQHFIVPQMADSSLDLSELAKAAKKKLQSLSNHLFEELAMDVYDEVDRRETDAVWLATQNHSTLVTETTVVPFLPVNPEYSSTRNQGRQKLARFNAHEFATLVIDILSDAKRRQQGSSIASPKDNVELILKSVPVRHCSDSQDNDQPDYDSVASDEDTDQEVPSSKGDRTKSLDSDLSDSPVTMQEYMEVKHALSASEAKIQQLMKANNNLSDELRLMQKKLQSLQSENTSLRRQVTTNIYQIPSGSDYPDPSSPSALKRRQSARASRPMSMYETGSGLKPYLPKGETPYPEEGIPTLQPFPPHTERGAFVTTSSSLPSFPSTLSWSKDDSTQKASKLEKQSSMPESDYDNTFNESEMDDSGLCRRGRLRSSGWLGEGSSIPELDDLEMESDPTLPSTEDVIRKTEQITKNIQELLRAAQENKHESFIPCSERIHVAVTEMAALFPKKPRSETVRGSLRLLTSSAYRLQNECRKALPSDGCQGPDMQLVTQQVIQCAYDIAKAAKQLVTITTKENTN; encoded by the exons ATGTCAAAACGCCTGCGAAACACGGAGGTTTGCGCTGATTGCAGTGTCCCAG AGCCTCGCTGGGCCTCGGTGAACAGGGGTGTGTTGATTTGCGATGAGTGCTGCAGTGTCCATCGAAGCCTGGGTAGACACAGCTCCCAAGTCCGACACCTGACGCACACACCATGGCCTCCTACACAGCTGCAG ATGGTTCAGACATTATACAGCAATGGTGCAAATTCAATATGGGAGCACTCTCTTCTGGACCCTGCATCTGTAATGAGTGGAAAACGCAAGGCCAATCCTCAGGACAAATTGca CCCAAACAAATCAGAATTTATAAAAGCCAAATATCAAATGCTGGCATTTGTCCATCGCATGCCATGCCGGGAGGATGACAGCTCTGCAACAAAGGATTTAAGCAAA cAACTTCATTCAAGTGTACGCACAGGGAATCTTGAGACTTGTTTGAGGTTGCTATCCCTGGGAGCCCAAGCTAACTTTTTTCATCCT GAAAAAGGAAACACTCCTTTACATGTTGCTGCAAAGGCAGGACAAGTATCTCAGGCCGAGCTATTAACCGTTTATGGGGCAGATCCAGGAGCCCTCGACAGCAATGGCAAAACTCCCATTGACTATGCAAG AGAAGCTGGACAGCATGACCTGGCAGATAGACTGGTGGAGATCCAGTATGAACTGACAGATCGACTGGCATTTTACCTGTGTGGGAGAAAGCCAG ATCACAAAAACGGCCAGCATTTCATTGTTCCACAAATGGCTGACAG CAGTTTAGATTTATCAGAACTCGCCAAGGCTGCAAAGAAGAAACTGCAGTCT CTCAGTAATCATTTATTTGAGGAGTTGGCAATGGATGTGTATGATGAGGTGGATAGAAGAGAGACTGATGCAG tgtGGTTGGCTACACAGAATCACAGCACCCTTGTGACAGAAACAACTGTGGTGCCTTTCCTTCCCGTGAATCCAGAGTATTCATCAACAAGAAACCAG GGACGCCAGAAGCTGGCAAGATTTAACGCACATGAATTTGCAACACTTGTGATTGACATATTAAGTGATGCTAAGCGCAGACAACAAGGGAGTTCAATAGCCAGTCCCAAAG ATAATGTGGAGCTCATCCTAAAAAGTGTGCCTGTCAGGCATTGTAGTGATAGCCAGGACAATGACCAGCCTGACTATGACAGTGTGGCATCTGATGAGGATACAGATCAGGAGGTCCCCTCTAGCAAAGGAGATAGAACAAAG AGCCTGGACTCGGACCTCTCAGACAGCCCTGTTACTATGCAAGAATACATGGAGGTGAAACATGCTCTCTCAGCCTCTGAAGCTAAGATCCAACAGCTCATGAAAGCCAACAACAACCTGAGCGACGAACTGAGGCTGATGCAGAAAAAG CTGCAATCTCTGCAAAGCGAGAACACCTCTCTCAGGCGGCAGGTTACAACCAATATCTATCAGATCCCCAGCGGTTCAGACTACCCTGACCCCTCCAGCCCCTCAGCCTTGAAACGCCGACAGTCTGCGCGGGCCAGTCGGCCCATGTCTATGTATGAGACCGGCTCAGGCCTGAAGCCTTATCTCCCTAAAGGGGAAACTCCCTACCCAGAGGAGGGTATCCCCACCCTGCAACCCTTCCCACCTCAT ACGGAAAGGGGAGCTTTTGTGACCACCTCCTCATCCCTCCCCTCATTTCCATCTACCCTGTCTTGGTCGAAGGATGACAGTACGCAAAAG GCCTCAAAGTTAGAGAAGCAAAGCAGTATGCCTGAAAGTGACTACGATAATACGTTCAATGAGTCTGAGATGGATGACTCAGG TCTGTGCAGGAGAGGGAGGCTGAGGAGCAGCGGCTGGCTGGGGGAGGGCAGCTCTATCCCTGAACTGGATGATCTAGAGATGGAATCAGACCCTACACTTCCCAGCACAGAAGACGTCATCCGCAAAACCGAGCAGATCACTAAGAATATCCAAGAGCTGCTGCGAGCTGCTCAGGAAAACAAACACGAAAG CTTCATACCCTGCTCAGAAAGAATACATGTGGCTGTAACAGAAATGGCTGCCCTCTTCCCAAAG AAACCACGCTCAGAAACTGTGAGAGGCTCTTTGCGCTTGTTGACCTCCAGTGCGTACCGGCTTCAGAACGAGTGCAGGAAGGCGCTGCCTTCAGATGGCTGCCAAGGACCGGACATGCAGCTGGTCACCCAGCAGGTCATCCAATGTGCTTATGATATTGCCAAGGCAGCAAAGCAGCTTGTCACCATCACTACAAAGGAGAATACCAACTAA
- the git2a gene encoding ARF GTPase-activating protein GIT2a isoform X2 produces the protein MSKRLRNTEVCADCSVPEPRWASVNRGVLICDECCSVHRSLGRHSSQVRHLTHTPWPPTQLQMVQTLYSNGANSIWEHSLLDPASVMSGKRKANPQDKLHPNKSEFIKAKYQMLAFVHRMPCREDDSSATKDLSKQLHSSVRTGNLETCLRLLSLGAQANFFHPEKGNTPLHVAAKAGQVSQAELLTVYGADPGALDSNGKTPIDYAREAGQHDLADRLVEIQYELTDRLAFYLCGRKPDHKNGQHFIVPQMADRNVLDLSELAKAAKKKLQSLSNHLFEELAMDVYDEVDRRETDAVWLATQNHSTLVTETTVVPFLPVNPEYSSTRNQGRQKLARFNAHEFATLVIDILSDAKRRQQGSSIASPKDNVELILKSVPVRHCSDSQDNDQPDYDSVASDEDTDQEVPSSKGDRTKSLDSDLSDSPVTMQEYMEVKHALSASEAKIQQLMKANNNLSDELRLMQKKLQSLQSENTSLRRQVTTNIYQIPSGSDYPDPSSPSALKRRQSARASRPMSMYETGSGLKPYLPKGETPYPEEGIPTLQPFPPHTERGAFVTTSSSLPSFPSTLSWSKDDSTQKASKLEKQSSMPESDYDNTFNESEMDDSGLCRRGRLRSSGWLGEGSSIPELDDLEMESDPTLPSTEDVIRKTEQITKNIQELLRAAQENKHESFIPCSERIHVAVTEMAALFPKKPRSETVRGSLRLLTSSAYRLQNECRKALPSDGCQGPDMQLVTQQVIQCAYDIAKAAKQLVTITTKENTN, from the exons ATGTCAAAACGCCTGCGAAACACGGAGGTTTGCGCTGATTGCAGTGTCCCAG AGCCTCGCTGGGCCTCGGTGAACAGGGGTGTGTTGATTTGCGATGAGTGCTGCAGTGTCCATCGAAGCCTGGGTAGACACAGCTCCCAAGTCCGACACCTGACGCACACACCATGGCCTCCTACACAGCTGCAG ATGGTTCAGACATTATACAGCAATGGTGCAAATTCAATATGGGAGCACTCTCTTCTGGACCCTGCATCTGTAATGAGTGGAAAACGCAAGGCCAATCCTCAGGACAAATTGca CCCAAACAAATCAGAATTTATAAAAGCCAAATATCAAATGCTGGCATTTGTCCATCGCATGCCATGCCGGGAGGATGACAGCTCTGCAACAAAGGATTTAAGCAAA cAACTTCATTCAAGTGTACGCACAGGGAATCTTGAGACTTGTTTGAGGTTGCTATCCCTGGGAGCCCAAGCTAACTTTTTTCATCCT GAAAAAGGAAACACTCCTTTACATGTTGCTGCAAAGGCAGGACAAGTATCTCAGGCCGAGCTATTAACCGTTTATGGGGCAGATCCAGGAGCCCTCGACAGCAATGGCAAAACTCCCATTGACTATGCAAG AGAAGCTGGACAGCATGACCTGGCAGATAGACTGGTGGAGATCCAGTATGAACTGACAGATCGACTGGCATTTTACCTGTGTGGGAGAAAGCCAG ATCACAAAAACGGCCAGCATTTCATTGTTCCACAAATGGCTGACAG AAACGT TTTAGATTTATCAGAACTCGCCAAGGCTGCAAAGAAGAAACTGCAGTCT CTCAGTAATCATTTATTTGAGGAGTTGGCAATGGATGTGTATGATGAGGTGGATAGAAGAGAGACTGATGCAG tgtGGTTGGCTACACAGAATCACAGCACCCTTGTGACAGAAACAACTGTGGTGCCTTTCCTTCCCGTGAATCCAGAGTATTCATCAACAAGAAACCAG GGACGCCAGAAGCTGGCAAGATTTAACGCACATGAATTTGCAACACTTGTGATTGACATATTAAGTGATGCTAAGCGCAGACAACAAGGGAGTTCAATAGCCAGTCCCAAAG ATAATGTGGAGCTCATCCTAAAAAGTGTGCCTGTCAGGCATTGTAGTGATAGCCAGGACAATGACCAGCCTGACTATGACAGTGTGGCATCTGATGAGGATACAGATCAGGAGGTCCCCTCTAGCAAAGGAGATAGAACAAAG AGCCTGGACTCGGACCTCTCAGACAGCCCTGTTACTATGCAAGAATACATGGAGGTGAAACATGCTCTCTCAGCCTCTGAAGCTAAGATCCAACAGCTCATGAAAGCCAACAACAACCTGAGCGACGAACTGAGGCTGATGCAGAAAAAG CTGCAATCTCTGCAAAGCGAGAACACCTCTCTCAGGCGGCAGGTTACAACCAATATCTATCAGATCCCCAGCGGTTCAGACTACCCTGACCCCTCCAGCCCCTCAGCCTTGAAACGCCGACAGTCTGCGCGGGCCAGTCGGCCCATGTCTATGTATGAGACCGGCTCAGGCCTGAAGCCTTATCTCCCTAAAGGGGAAACTCCCTACCCAGAGGAGGGTATCCCCACCCTGCAACCCTTCCCACCTCAT ACGGAAAGGGGAGCTTTTGTGACCACCTCCTCATCCCTCCCCTCATTTCCATCTACCCTGTCTTGGTCGAAGGATGACAGTACGCAAAAG GCCTCAAAGTTAGAGAAGCAAAGCAGTATGCCTGAAAGTGACTACGATAATACGTTCAATGAGTCTGAGATGGATGACTCAGG TCTGTGCAGGAGAGGGAGGCTGAGGAGCAGCGGCTGGCTGGGGGAGGGCAGCTCTATCCCTGAACTGGATGATCTAGAGATGGAATCAGACCCTACACTTCCCAGCACAGAAGACGTCATCCGCAAAACCGAGCAGATCACTAAGAATATCCAAGAGCTGCTGCGAGCTGCTCAGGAAAACAAACACGAAAG CTTCATACCCTGCTCAGAAAGAATACATGTGGCTGTAACAGAAATGGCTGCCCTCTTCCCAAAG AAACCACGCTCAGAAACTGTGAGAGGCTCTTTGCGCTTGTTGACCTCCAGTGCGTACCGGCTTCAGAACGAGTGCAGGAAGGCGCTGCCTTCAGATGGCTGCCAAGGACCGGACATGCAGCTGGTCACCCAGCAGGTCATCCAATGTGCTTATGATATTGCCAAGGCAGCAAAGCAGCTTGTCACCATCACTACAAAGGAGAATACCAACTAA